Proteins encoded within one genomic window of Halalkalicoccus subterraneus:
- a CDS encoding GNAT family N-acetyltransferase yields MTISIDSFSRDNLDEGVRLYHTVFNEPPWNDEWTVETARRRLSQIIETPGYRGYSASFRGELVGLVMGNLEQWYRGKRFYLKEMCVCPSQQRRGIGTTLMEHLVEKLRNESVERVYLLTMQESPARAFYEKNGFHLNEQMGMQSLQIEP; encoded by the coding sequence GTGACCATCTCCATCGACTCCTTCTCGCGTGACAATTTGGATGAAGGTGTCCGATTGTATCATACCGTATTCAACGAACCGCCCTGGAACGATGAATGGACGGTCGAAACAGCTCGTAGACGACTATCGCAAATCATCGAGACACCGGGATATCGAGGGTACAGCGCCTCTTTCAGAGGGGAACTTGTTGGGTTGGTAATGGGGAATCTCGAGCAATGGTACAGAGGGAAGCGCTTCTATTTAAAGGAGATGTGTGTCTGTCCGTCCCAACAACGACGCGGTATCGGCACGACACTGATGGAGCATCTCGTCGAAAAGTTACGAAATGAGAGTGTCGAACGGGTTTATCTACTTACAATGCAGGAAAGCCCTGCACGCGCGTTTTACGAGAAAAACGGGTTCCATCTTAATGAGCAGATGGGGATGCAATCCCTCCAGATAGAACCATAA
- a CDS encoding class I SAM-dependent methyltransferase has protein sequence MSNDPYGRAIRDHYLGKQDKPLIDRDGSETQEHSIEQWYFGEHSEGAWRDAWMKGPLLDMGAGAGRDTLYYQEQFESIAIEVSEHLVEVMRDRGVRDVRLANMFTLRSHFDRDRFRSAHAVGTQVGLAGSMAGVRQFLDDLAFVTTPNATAILDNYAPENESTEEVFAFRNDPMPGLAYRVYHMEYQGEVGETLLFRLFSINQLRQATIGTPWEVAEVNYSDVQWRAILEKS, from the coding sequence ATGTCTAATGACCCGTACGGTCGTGCTATACGCGATCACTACCTCGGGAAACAGGATAAGCCCCTCATTGATCGAGATGGGAGCGAGACTCAAGAACACTCCATAGAACAGTGGTATTTCGGAGAACATAGCGAAGGCGCTTGGCGGGATGCGTGGATGAAGGGTCCATTGCTCGATATGGGTGCTGGTGCAGGGAGGGATACCCTCTATTATCAAGAACAATTTGAGTCAATCGCTATTGAGGTGAGTGAACACCTTGTGGAAGTGATGCGCGACCGAGGAGTACGCGATGTTCGATTGGCCAATATGTTCACACTCCGCAGTCACTTCGACCGTGACCGATTCCGGTCGGCGCATGCTGTCGGGACACAGGTTGGGCTGGCCGGGTCAATGGCAGGCGTTCGCCAATTTCTTGACGATCTCGCGTTCGTGACCACTCCCAATGCAACAGCAATTCTTGATAACTATGCTCCAGAGAACGAGTCCACAGAAGAAGTGTTCGCCTTCCGTAACGACCCCATGCCCGGACTTGCGTACCGCGTCTACCATATGGAATATCAGGGCGAAGTAGGAGAAACCCTGTTGTTCCGCTTATTCAGCATAAATCAGCTTCGACAGGCGACAATCGGGACACCGTGGGAAGTAGCCGAGGTGAACTATAGCGATGTGCAATGGAGGGCAATACTGGAAAAGTCATAG
- a CDS encoding relaxase/mobilization nuclease domain-containing protein, translating into MHGDDRDTIYKTSYADDEGTEALTNYLQHDQQTVRDRTGRPMSKEEIEQFNDKAAGKRNRHIIISPRDHDDLSDRELDRGTREYMSEMIEDRPTADYVYAVHDDKEHGKDVHIAMTANDKQDLEMYPDDIKRERKHAHETYLEYGRDRTRENEQEPEQERARTRTRGNGRGR; encoded by the coding sequence ATGCACGGAGACGACCGTGACACGATCTACAAGACGAGTTACGCCGACGACGAAGGAACGGAGGCGCTCACGAACTACCTCCAGCACGATCAGCAAACGGTCCGCGACAGGACCGGCCGCCCCATGTCGAAAGAAGAGATCGAGCAGTTCAACGACAAGGCCGCCGGGAAACGGAACCGGCACATCATCATTAGTCCTCGAGACCACGACGATCTCTCCGACCGAGAGCTCGACCGTGGCACCCGCGAGTACATGAGTGAGATGATCGAGGACCGACCGACTGCTGATTACGTCTACGCCGTTCACGACGACAAAGAGCACGGTAAAGACGTCCATATCGCCATGACGGCGAACGACAAACAGGACTTAGAAATGTACCCCGACGACATCAAGCGCGAGCGAAAGCACGCACACGAGACGTATCTCGAGTACGGGCGCGACCGGACTCGCGAGAATGAGCAGGAACCAGAACAGGAACGCGCTCGCACTCGCACTCGCGGGAATGGGAGGGGTCGATAA
- a CDS encoding type IV secretory system conjugative DNA transfer family protein: MVLEALLPVATVGTAGLAYGVKRKFFPAIPEPDEDHFVLPIDLKSGDAEDISNRFVRGIQIPRRSLLTLGASGAGKSETLKHFVDQLQNDPNEPVVVYDHKTDYQDFLDDRETPTIRLSSGGSADENGDAIAWNIFAEIEAEEDADELARGMFPDEGDDFWTGAARQLFAATLKYIRREVTDPDNADLVRYWERTTPEKMYEKLTRDGHEDLTAAASAINPETERQAGSVFATAQQQITDLFVGDFAESGDFSVREYMQDPDGRVLVLDYPTRQSGTIAPVFRYLIDQAIMHGMDDPGRSAYYLLDEIEHLDATIKRLGELINVGRGVNCQAILSLQSIAQLEDTYGKERAHALLSGMVTVIGLRTADEESVNYLREAVGTSFEQYTRNSGDDRTPSESEEKEEYQFAKGDLRNFDPGEAVICRQGEGWVHGRIKMLEE; encoded by the coding sequence ATGGTGCTCGAAGCCCTCCTGCCAGTGGCCACTGTAGGAACGGCCGGGTTGGCCTACGGTGTAAAACGGAAATTCTTCCCGGCCATCCCGGAGCCCGACGAGGACCACTTTGTCCTGCCGATCGATCTCAAATCCGGTGACGCCGAAGACATCAGTAACCGCTTCGTTCGAGGCATTCAAATTCCCCGCCGGTCCTTGCTTACGCTCGGGGCGAGCGGGGCCGGTAAATCCGAGACGCTGAAACACTTTGTCGATCAGCTCCAGAACGACCCGAACGAGCCGGTCGTCGTCTACGATCACAAAACCGACTATCAAGACTTCCTCGACGACCGCGAAACACCCACAATTCGGCTCTCGTCCGGGGGTTCAGCCGACGAGAACGGGGACGCAATCGCGTGGAATATTTTCGCAGAGATCGAGGCCGAAGAGGACGCCGACGAACTCGCCCGTGGAATGTTCCCGGACGAAGGGGACGACTTTTGGACGGGTGCTGCTCGCCAACTGTTCGCAGCGACGCTGAAATACATTAGGCGGGAGGTGACGGACCCGGATAACGCCGACCTCGTGCGCTACTGGGAACGCACCACGCCGGAGAAAATGTACGAGAAGCTTACTCGGGACGGCCACGAGGACCTCACGGCCGCAGCGAGTGCGATCAACCCCGAGACGGAACGCCAGGCCGGCTCCGTGTTCGCTACCGCTCAACAGCAAATCACGGATCTCTTTGTGGGCGACTTCGCCGAATCGGGCGACTTCTCGGTCCGAGAGTACATGCAGGATCCGGACGGGCGGGTCTTAGTGCTCGATTACCCGACCCGGCAGTCCGGCACGATCGCGCCCGTGTTCCGGTACCTGATCGATCAGGCCATCATGCACGGGATGGACGATCCTGGCCGATCGGCGTACTACCTCCTGGACGAGATCGAGCATCTGGACGCGACGATCAAGCGCCTCGGCGAGCTGATCAATGTCGGGCGCGGCGTCAACTGTCAAGCGATCCTCTCGCTCCAGTCGATCGCCCAACTTGAGGACACCTACGGAAAGGAACGCGCCCATGCACTGCTGTCTGGTATGGTCACGGTGATTGGGCTTCGGACGGCCGATGAGGAGAGTGTGAATTATCTCCGTGAGGCTGTCGGGACGTCCTTCGAGCAGTACACGCGGAACTCAGGCGACGACCGTACGCCGAGTGAGAGCGAGGAGAAAGAGGAGTATCAATTCGCGAAGGGTGACCTCCGGAATTTTGATCCAGGCGAGGCTGTGATCTGCCGACAGGGTGAGGGCTGGGTCCACGGTCGGATCAAGATGCTCGAGGAGTAG
- a CDS encoding type II toxin-antitoxin system VapC family toxin: MRLFLDTNIFIAAATDEPETGAIAVELLDSDHEFLTSTMNLMELRSVLTKKQRLELPRAEAIQDEITADVRVVIPDASDMMDANRLQRETLLYPLDCLILACAQSHDAELVSFDSELQESGTLAPTDCL; this comes from the coding sequence ATGAGGCTCTTTCTCGATACAAACATCTTCATTGCAGCGGCTACCGACGAACCTGAAACAGGAGCTATCGCTGTCGAGTTACTAGATAGCGATCACGAGTTTCTCACGTCGACAATGAACCTCATGGAGCTGCGCTCCGTGTTAACGAAGAAGCAGCGTCTTGAGTTGCCACGCGCCGAAGCAATTCAAGACGAAATCACTGCCGACGTGCGGGTTGTGATCCCTGATGCTTCAGATATGATGGATGCCAACCGATTGCAGCGAGAGACGCTATTGTATCCCTTGGATTGTTTAATTCTTGCCTGTGCGCAAAGTCATGACGCGGAACTTGTCTCCTTTGATTCAGAATTGCAGGAATCTGGCACGCTCGCACCAACCGACTGTCTCTGA
- a CDS encoding ribbon-helix-helix protein, CopG family gives MQRVSVKLDGDMVEQLDSLADDQSVTRSDVIRDTLDDGLNTDDDVEIQRLQERITDLETENERLRREKRLVLEQREEHTDLVSTVERQQSLTERKASASVFRRAKWWLVGIEDDRG, from the coding sequence ATGCAGCGGGTGAGCGTGAAATTAGACGGGGACATGGTCGAACAGCTCGATTCGCTGGCCGATGATCAGAGTGTCACACGGTCGGATGTCATTCGTGATACGTTGGATGATGGACTGAATACGGATGATGACGTGGAGATTCAGCGCCTTCAGGAACGGATTACTGACCTCGAAACGGAGAACGAGCGTCTACGGCGTGAGAAGCGCCTTGTCCTAGAGCAGCGCGAGGAACACACCGACCTTGTGAGCACTGTCGAGCGCCAGCAGTCCCTCACCGAGCGGAAGGCCAGCGCCAGTGTGTTCAGGCGGGCGAAGTGGTGGCTCGTCGGGATAGAAGACGACCGCGGATAA